A portion of the Phyllopteryx taeniolatus isolate TA_2022b chromosome 15, UOR_Ptae_1.2, whole genome shotgun sequence genome contains these proteins:
- the swi5 gene encoding DNA repair protein SWI5 homolog — protein MNLEQPSEDIAEQNKSTSPISTPEGNDLKRRPLKRTPFSKLRKVHANFKSPGQATRTCKVSPDEEAEELERRRMQLDADIAQLELEGYKVEELDYHIDMLHEYNDIKDIGQSLLGRIAALRGTTTRDLYSHFSLELGD, from the exons ATGAATTTAGAACAACCGTCTGAAGATATTGCGGAACAAAATAAGTCAACAAGCCCAATTTCTACACCAGAAGGGAATGACCTAAAGAGAAGACCGCTGAAAAG AACTCCGTTTTCAAAGTTAAGGAAAGTACACGCTAACTTCAAATCACCG GGTCAAGCAACCAGGACTTGTAAAGTGAGTCCTGACGAAGAGGCGGAGGAGCTGGAGAGGAGGCGAATGCAGCTGGATGCTGACATTGCACAGCTGGAGTTGGA AGGATACAAAGTGGAGGAGCTGGATTATCACATTGATATGTTGCATGAGTACAATGACATCAAGGACATTGGACAGTCTCTCCTGGGCAGAATAG CTGCTCTACGTGGGACCACCACACGAGACCTCTACAGCCACTTCAGTCTGGAACTGGGGGACTAA